The Bernardetia litoralis DSM 6794 genome includes a window with the following:
- a CDS encoding DNA-methyltransferase — MSKPTLYNKSCYGLEDIEDNSIDALVTDPPYGLGFQNHEWDKGHVPEKQIWEDSWRVLKPGGYGVVFSFPRLMHRVMIDIEDSGFILKDVLFWANLNGMPKTRNIALDIDKELGVESEIDGEYNYTQGYIKDGADSYKVKERKYRRKPASELGKKYAGSGTNLKPVYEPIILIQKPISESNIAKNVIKYGTGVLNIEDGRIPYSLQERGKKIGHNPHPIGRVPSHILRYEEMNDRYDKFFVIPKVRKQKDLFNYHPTIKPIELMSHLISLVSFKDQLVLDPFMGSGSTALAAIIKERNFIGYEKDKKYFDISQKRIDIELNQKLI, encoded by the coding sequence ATGTCAAAACCTACCTTATATAATAAATCTTGTTATGGATTAGAAGATATTGAAGATAATTCTATTGATGCTTTAGTAACAGATCCTCCTTACGGTTTGGGCTTTCAAAATCATGAGTGGGATAAAGGACATGTTCCAGAAAAACAAATTTGGGAAGATTCTTGGAGAGTTTTGAAACCTGGAGGATATGGAGTTGTGTTTTCATTTCCTAGATTAATGCACAGAGTTATGATAGATATTGAAGATTCTGGTTTTATATTAAAGGATGTGCTTTTTTGGGCTAATTTGAATGGAATGCCTAAAACAAGAAATATTGCTTTAGATATAGATAAAGAGTTGGGCGTGGAAAGTGAAATAGATGGAGAGTATAATTATACACAAGGATATATAAAAGATGGTGCAGATTCTTATAAGGTTAAAGAAAGAAAATATAGACGTAAGCCTGCTTCTGAATTAGGTAAAAAATATGCTGGAAGTGGAACAAATTTAAAGCCTGTATATGAACCAATAATTTTGATACAAAAACCTATATCAGAGTCTAATATAGCAAAGAATGTTATAAAATATGGAACAGGGGTTTTGAATATTGAAGATGGCAGAATTCCTTATTCTTTGCAAGAAAGAGGAAAAAAAATAGGACACAATCCACACCCTATAGGACGTGTTCCTTCTCATATTCTTAGGTATGAAGAAATGAATGATAGATATGATAAGTTTTTTGTGATTCCAAAAGTAAGGAAACAGAAAGACCTTTTTAATTATCATCCAACTATAAAACCTATAGAACTTATGTCACATTTAATAAGCTTAGTTTCTTTTAAAGATCAGTTAGTTTTAGATCCTTTTATGGGAAGTGGAAGTACAGCTTTAGCTGCAATAATAAAGGAAAGAAACTTTATAGGTTATGAGAAAGATAAAAAATACTTTGATATTTCACAAAAACGAATAGATATAGAACTTAATCAAAAATTGATTTAA